The Pseudomonas asiatica genome has a segment encoding these proteins:
- the ribBA gene encoding bifunctional 3,4-dihydroxy-2-butanone-4-phosphate synthase/GTP cyclohydrolase II — protein sequence MAFNTIEELLEDYRQGKMVLLVDDEDRENEGDLLIAAERCDAQAINFMAREARGLICLTLTDDHCQRLGLEQMVPANGSVFSTAFTVSIEAATGVTTGISAADRARTVAAAMAPDARPEDLVQPGHIFPLRAREGGVLTRAGHTEAGCDLARLAGFTPASVIVEVLNDDGTMARRPDLEVFAARHGIKIGTIADLIHYRLSTEQTIKRIGERELPTVHGTFRLVTYEDRIEGGVHMAMVMGDIRREQPTLVRVHVIDPLRDLVGAEYAGPANWTLWAALQKVAEEGAGVVVILANHESSQALLERVPQLTQPVRPYQRGQSKVYSEVGTGAQILQDLGVGKLRHLGPPLKYAGLAGYELEVVQSISFEPGLAS from the coding sequence ATGGCTTTCAACACCATCGAAGAACTTCTCGAGGACTACCGGCAAGGCAAGATGGTCCTGCTGGTGGATGACGAGGACCGGGAAAACGAAGGCGACCTGCTGATCGCCGCCGAGCGTTGCGACGCCCAGGCCATCAACTTCATGGCCCGTGAAGCGCGCGGGCTGATCTGCCTGACCCTGACCGACGATCACTGCCAACGCCTGGGCCTGGAGCAGATGGTGCCGGCCAACGGCAGCGTGTTCAGCACCGCCTTCACCGTGTCGATCGAGGCGGCCACGGGCGTTACCACCGGTATTTCCGCTGCCGACCGGGCGCGTACCGTGGCGGCGGCCATGGCCCCCGACGCCCGCCCCGAAGACCTGGTGCAACCCGGCCACATCTTCCCCCTGCGTGCCCGCGAAGGCGGGGTGCTGACCCGCGCCGGCCACACCGAAGCCGGCTGCGACCTCGCGCGCCTGGCCGGGTTCACCCCGGCGTCGGTGATCGTCGAAGTGCTCAACGACGACGGCACCATGGCCCGTCGCCCGGACCTGGAGGTGTTCGCTGCCCGGCATGGCATCAAGATCGGTACCATCGCCGACCTCATCCACTACCGCCTGAGCACCGAGCAGACCATCAAGCGCATCGGCGAACGCGAACTGCCGACCGTGCACGGCACCTTCCGCCTGGTCACCTACGAAGACCGCATCGAAGGCGGCGTACACATGGCCATGGTCATGGGCGATATCCGCCGCGAGCAGCCGACCCTGGTGCGGGTGCACGTGATCGACCCGCTGCGCGACCTGGTCGGCGCCGAATACGCCGGCCCTGCCAACTGGACGCTGTGGGCGGCGCTGCAGAAAGTGGCCGAGGAAGGCGCCGGCGTGGTGGTGATCCTGGCCAACCATGAGTCCTCGCAGGCGCTGCTGGAGCGCGTGCCGCAGCTGACCCAGCCGGTGCGGCCTTACCAGCGTGGGCAATCGAAGGTGTACTCGGAGGTGGGTACAGGCGCGCAGATCCTGCAGGACCTGGGCGTGGGCAAGCTGCGCCACCTGGGCCCGCCGCTGAAATACGCGGGGCTGGCGGGGTATGAGCTGGAGGTCGTGCAAAGCATCTCCTTCGAGCCCGGACTGGCGAGCTGA
- a CDS encoding ABC transporter permease → MKVAINALHNAQGTPTGTGAPGTAPRRVSLSQRWKGSRNLLPALLFLGLFFFAPLAGLLLRGVLEPTPGLGNYEQLFANSAYARVLFNTFSVAGVVTLISVLLGFPLAWAITLVPKGWGRWLLNIVLLSMWTSLLARTYSWLVLLQSSGVINKALMAMGIIDAPLEMVHNLTGVVIGMSYIMIPFIVLPLQATMHAIDPMVLQAGSICGASPWTNFWKVFLPLCRSGLFSGALMVFVMSLGYYVTPALLGGAQNMMLPEFIIQQVQSFLNWGLASAAAALLVVITLVLFYLYLKLQPESPVGNAR, encoded by the coding sequence ATGAAAGTCGCCATCAACGCCCTGCATAACGCGCAAGGTACCCCCACGGGCACCGGCGCCCCGGGAACGGCCCCCCGCCGCGTCAGCCTGAGCCAGCGCTGGAAAGGCAGCCGCAATTTGCTCCCGGCGCTGCTGTTCCTTGGCCTGTTCTTCTTTGCCCCGCTGGCCGGCCTGTTGCTGCGCGGGGTGCTGGAGCCAACACCGGGCCTGGGCAACTACGAGCAGCTGTTCGCCAACTCGGCTTATGCGCGGGTACTGTTCAACACCTTCTCGGTGGCCGGCGTGGTCACCCTGATCAGCGTGCTGCTGGGCTTCCCCCTGGCCTGGGCAATTACCCTGGTGCCCAAGGGCTGGGGCCGCTGGTTGCTGAACATCGTGCTGCTGTCGATGTGGACCAGCCTGCTGGCGCGCACCTACTCGTGGCTGGTGCTGCTGCAGAGCTCGGGGGTGATCAACAAGGCGTTGATGGCCATGGGTATCATCGATGCCCCGCTGGAAATGGTGCACAACCTGACCGGCGTGGTGATCGGCATGAGCTACATCATGATCCCGTTCATCGTGCTGCCGCTGCAGGCGACCATGCACGCCATCGACCCGATGGTGCTGCAGGCCGGCTCGATCTGCGGCGCCAGCCCATGGACCAATTTCTGGAAGGTGTTCCTGCCGCTGTGCCGCTCGGGGCTGTTCTCCGGGGCACTGATGGTATTCGTGATGTCGCTCGGTTACTACGTCACCCCGGCCCTGCTGGGCGGTGCGCAAAACATGATGCTGCCCGAATTCATCATCCAGCAGGTGCAGTCGTTCCTCAACTGGGGCCTGGCCAGCGCCGCCGCCGCACTGCTGGTGGTGATCACCCTGGTGCTCTTCTACCTGTACCTGAAGCTGCAGCCGGAATCCCCGGTCGGCAACGCGAGGTAA
- a CDS encoding DUF1330 domain-containing protein encodes MKAYWIAHVDVTDPEQYQQYTQRAPAAFKAFGGRFLARGGRSEAMEGRPTPQRSVVIEFDSYEQALTCYRSELYQEACSHRQGVAKAEVIIVEGFEP; translated from the coding sequence ATGAAGGCCTATTGGATCGCCCATGTGGACGTGACCGACCCCGAGCAATACCAGCAGTACACCCAGCGCGCCCCGGCTGCCTTCAAGGCATTCGGCGGCCGTTTCCTGGCCCGTGGCGGGCGTAGCGAGGCGATGGAAGGGCGGCCTACCCCTCAGCGTAGCGTGGTGATCGAGTTCGATTCGTACGAGCAGGCGCTGACGTGTTACCGGTCCGAGCTGTACCAGGAGGCTTGCAGCCATCGCCAGGGGGTGGCGAAGGCTGAGGTGATCATCGTCGAAGGGTTCGAGCCCTGA
- a CDS encoding ABC transporter permease, whose product MLLSPNAMGRPLRTGLYLTTGVIAAFLLLPVVFIVLLSFGSSQWLVFPPPGWTFKWYGQFFSNPEWMDAALASLKVAVLTTIAAVLLGLPTAFALVRGRFPGRELLYGLFTMPMIVPLVIIAVAVYALFLKLGYTGTLFAFVVSHVIVALPFTIISIINSLKLFDQSIEDAAVICGASRLQAIFKVTFPAIRPGMIAGGLFAFLVSWDEVVLSVMMASPDLQTLPVKMWTTLRQDLSPVIAVASTLLIGLSLLVMFIAAALRRRTEANA is encoded by the coding sequence ATGCTCCTGTCTCCCAATGCCATGGGCCGCCCGCTGCGTACGGGCCTGTACCTGACCACCGGGGTCATCGCGGCCTTCCTGCTGCTGCCGGTGGTGTTCATCGTGTTGCTGTCGTTCGGCTCGTCGCAGTGGCTGGTGTTCCCGCCACCGGGCTGGACCTTCAAGTGGTACGGCCAGTTCTTCTCCAACCCGGAGTGGATGGACGCCGCGCTGGCCAGCCTGAAGGTGGCCGTGCTGACCACCATCGCCGCCGTGCTGCTCGGCCTGCCCACCGCGTTTGCCCTGGTGCGTGGCCGCTTCCCCGGCCGCGAGCTGCTGTACGGGCTGTTCACCATGCCGATGATCGTGCCGCTGGTGATCATTGCCGTGGCGGTGTACGCGCTGTTCCTCAAGCTCGGCTACACCGGCACGCTGTTCGCCTTCGTGGTCAGCCACGTGATCGTCGCCCTGCCCTTCACCATCATCTCGATCATCAACTCGCTGAAGCTGTTCGACCAGTCGATCGAGGATGCCGCGGTGATCTGCGGCGCCTCGCGCCTGCAGGCGATCTTCAAGGTGACCTTCCCGGCCATTCGCCCAGGGATGATCGCCGGCGGCCTGTTTGCCTTCCTGGTGTCGTGGGATGAAGTGGTGCTGAGCGTGATGATGGCCAGCCCCGACCTGCAGACCCTGCCGGTGAAGATGTGGACCACCCTGCGCCAGGACCTCAGCCCGGTCATCGCCGTGGCCTCGACCCTGCTGATCGGCCTGTCGCTGCTTGTCATGTTCATTGCCGCCGCCTTGCGCCGGCGCACCGAAGCCAACGCCTGA
- a CDS encoding polymorphic toxin type 44 domain-containing protein has product MTRISIHGKGQALDGDLTTTGALCIASSTNYRGNDQRALRLGDTTTECPECKKPGVIAEGLPFFKIEGKPAVVDGAMVKCGCPEGSNRVMATGGPGLAASPSAAQQASQSATSGQAGSISPIKTSLAEKKPQPVICKDPDLMEQVARFIAGEMNRNITHPSVVKMKKLTSFDATEEHAKFRKLPWYARLLPPDFQAMMVGNTAAAMALWTERVGQNRPWDHKVAIAQRFGRVWHKQGEVDYYYDIWSNIHYGYVGRAGGLSESVLLDGAGLEQIASDSIRKVQDWDEQDGPRRYADIDGMRAWDDIGDHVSISIGIKLYTQHPNGGITAKVLMEEVLALPLSSWGGSVRDHVCN; this is encoded by the coding sequence ATGACACGCATATCGATACATGGCAAAGGACAGGCACTCGATGGCGACCTCACCACCACCGGGGCGCTCTGCATAGCCAGCAGTACCAATTATCGGGGGAACGACCAGCGTGCTCTGCGCCTGGGGGACACCACGACAGAGTGCCCGGAATGCAAGAAGCCCGGTGTAATCGCTGAAGGGCTGCCTTTCTTCAAAATCGAAGGTAAACCAGCCGTGGTAGATGGGGCGATGGTCAAGTGTGGCTGTCCAGAGGGCAGTAACCGTGTCATGGCTACTGGAGGACCTGGATTAGCGGCAAGCCCCTCGGCGGCTCAGCAGGCAAGCCAGTCGGCAACATCAGGTCAAGCCGGCTCCATTTCACCCATCAAAACTTCGCTAGCAGAAAAGAAGCCGCAGCCTGTGATCTGCAAAGATCCTGACCTGATGGAACAGGTGGCCAGATTTATCGCCGGGGAAATGAACCGCAACATCACACATCCATCCGTAGTGAAAATGAAGAAGCTAACCAGCTTTGACGCGACAGAGGAACATGCAAAATTTCGAAAGCTTCCTTGGTACGCACGTCTTTTACCGCCTGACTTTCAAGCAATGATGGTTGGCAACACTGCTGCCGCGATGGCGCTTTGGACAGAGCGGGTGGGTCAGAACAGACCATGGGATCACAAGGTGGCGATTGCACAACGGTTCGGCAGGGTTTGGCATAAGCAAGGTGAAGTCGACTACTACTACGACATCTGGTCGAACATCCACTATGGCTATGTAGGACGGGCGGGGGGCCTTTCAGAAAGTGTTCTTCTGGATGGTGCCGGGCTTGAGCAGATTGCATCAGACAGCATTCGGAAGGTTCAAGATTGGGATGAACAAGATGGGCCTCGTCGCTACGCAGACATCGACGGGATGCGGGCTTGGGATGATATAGGCGATCATGTCTCCATCAGTATTGGCATCAAACTGTATACGCAGCACCCAAACGGTGGGATTACGGCAAAGGTGCTCATGGAAGAGGTATTAGCATTGCCACTGTCAAGCTGGGGAGGTAGCGTACGTGATCATGTCTGCAACTAA
- a CDS encoding ABC transporter substrate-binding protein translates to MLLSKRVTAVLSASLLTLACQAAQAADSLNFVSWGGTTQDAQKEAWAAPFTKATDIKVVQDGPTDYGKLKAMVESGNVQWDVVDVEADFALRAASEGLLEPLDFTQIKRDKIDPRFVSDHGVGSFFFSFVLGYNEGKLGANKPVDWTALFDTKTYPGKRALYKWPSPGVLELALLADGVAPDKLYPLDLDRAFKKLDTIKKDIVWWGGGAQSQQLLASGEASLGQFWNGRVYALQQDGAPVGVSWKQNLVMADFLVIPKGAKNKDAAMKFLANASSAEGQAEFANKTAYAPVNVDSVAKLDKDLAQNLPTAYAQDQVTLDFAYWAKNGQAIAARWNEWLVK, encoded by the coding sequence ATGCTGTTGAGCAAACGTGTAACCGCAGTGCTGTCCGCCAGCCTGCTGACCCTGGCATGTCAGGCCGCCCAGGCCGCCGACAGCCTGAACTTCGTCAGCTGGGGCGGTACCACCCAGGACGCCCAGAAAGAAGCGTGGGCCGCACCCTTCACCAAAGCCACCGATATCAAGGTCGTCCAGGACGGCCCTACCGACTACGGCAAGCTCAAGGCCATGGTCGAGAGCGGCAACGTGCAGTGGGACGTGGTCGACGTCGAAGCCGACTTCGCCCTGCGTGCCGCCAGCGAAGGCCTGCTCGAACCCCTCGATTTCACCCAGATCAAGCGCGACAAGATCGACCCGCGCTTCGTCTCCGACCATGGCGTCGGCTCGTTCTTCTTCTCCTTCGTGCTCGGCTACAACGAAGGCAAGCTCGGTGCCAACAAACCGGTGGACTGGACCGCACTGTTCGACACCAAGACCTACCCCGGCAAGCGCGCCCTGTACAAATGGCCCAGCCCAGGCGTACTGGAACTGGCCCTGCTGGCCGACGGCGTAGCCCCCGACAAGCTTTACCCGCTGGACCTGGACCGCGCCTTCAAGAAGCTCGACACCATCAAGAAAGACATCGTCTGGTGGGGCGGTGGCGCCCAGTCGCAGCAACTGCTGGCCTCGGGTGAAGCCTCGCTCGGCCAGTTCTGGAACGGCCGCGTCTATGCCCTGCAGCAAGACGGTGCACCGGTGGGCGTGAGCTGGAAGCAGAACCTGGTCATGGCCGACTTCCTGGTCATCCCCAAAGGGGCCAAGAACAAGGACGCGGCCATGAAGTTCCTGGCCAACGCCAGCAGCGCCGAAGGCCAGGCCGAGTTCGCCAACAAGACTGCCTACGCGCCGGTGAACGTCGACAGCGTGGCCAAGCTGGACAAAGACCTCGCGCAGAACCTGCCGACCGCCTACGCCCAGGACCAGGTCACCCTCGACTTCGCCTACTGGGCCAAGAACGGCCAGGCCATCGCAGCCCGCTGGAATGAGTGGTTGGTCAAATGA
- a CDS encoding alpha/beta hydrolase: protein MNIVHKTLTASLLALSVSNAFAAGSPGIEQHTQAFLEALEQGGGKPLEQLSPKDARAVLTGAQASVKVDLSGIEVKERTIQANGKSIKLQVVRPANVQGDLPVFMFFHGGGWVLGDFPTHQRLIRDLVVGSGAVAVYVDYTPSPEAHYPTAINQAYAATRWVAEHGKEIGVDGKRLAVAGNSVGGNMAAVVALKAKEAGTPALRFQLLLWPVTDASFETASYKQFAEGHFLTTGMMKWFWDNYTTDAKARDQIYASPLRASSEQLKGLPPALVQTAEFDVLRDEGEAYARKLNAAGVTVTSVRYNGMIHDYGLLNPLSQVPAVKAAMRQAGTELKVHLQ, encoded by the coding sequence ATGAACATTGTCCACAAAACCCTTACCGCTTCCCTTCTGGCCCTGTCCGTTTCCAACGCCTTCGCTGCTGGCAGCCCAGGTATCGAACAGCACACCCAGGCCTTCCTCGAAGCCCTGGAACAAGGCGGCGGCAAGCCACTGGAGCAGCTCAGCCCGAAAGACGCCCGCGCGGTGCTGACCGGTGCCCAGGCCTCGGTCAAGGTCGATCTGTCGGGTATCGAGGTGAAGGAACGCACCATCCAGGCCAACGGCAAGTCGATCAAGCTGCAAGTGGTACGCCCGGCCAATGTGCAGGGTGACCTGCCGGTGTTCATGTTCTTCCATGGTGGCGGCTGGGTACTCGGCGACTTCCCTACCCACCAGCGACTGATCCGCGACCTGGTGGTCGGCTCCGGTGCGGTGGCGGTTTATGTGGACTACACCCCCTCGCCAGAAGCGCACTACCCGACGGCGATCAACCAGGCCTATGCCGCCACCCGCTGGGTGGCCGAGCATGGCAAGGAAATCGGCGTTGACGGCAAACGTCTGGCCGTAGCCGGCAACAGCGTGGGCGGTAACATGGCTGCGGTGGTAGCACTCAAGGCCAAAGAAGCCGGCACCCCTGCCCTGCGCTTCCAGTTGCTGCTGTGGCCGGTGACCGACGCCAGCTTCGAGACGGCATCGTACAAACAGTTTGCCGAAGGGCACTTCCTGACCACCGGGATGATGAAATGGTTCTGGGACAACTACACCACCGATGCCAAGGCACGGGACCAAATCTACGCCTCGCCGCTGCGGGCCAGCAGTGAACAGCTGAAAGGGTTGCCGCCAGCACTGGTGCAGACCGCCGAATTCGATGTGCTGCGCGATGAGGGTGAAGCGTATGCCCGCAAGCTGAATGCGGCCGGCGTGACCGTGACCTCGGTGCGCTACAACGGGATGATTCATGACTATGGGCTGTTGAACCCGTTGAGCCAGGTGCCGGCGGTGAAGGCGGCGATGAGGCAGGCGGGTACCGAACTTAAAGTGCATCTGCAGTGA
- a CDS encoding ABC transporter ATP-binding protein gives MSAVIKDNAHGKTLVSLRGLNKHYGDFTAVDNLDLEIQDGEFLTFLGSSGSGKSTTLSMLAGFETPSSGEILVEGQSLVNVPPHKRDIGMVFQRYSLFPHLNVRDNIGFPLAIRKLGASETSKRVDAMLKLVQLEKFAHRKPSQMSGGQQQRVAIARALVYEPRILLMDEPLGALDKKLREDLQDELRQLHRRLGITIVYVTHDQEEAMRLSQRIAIFSHGKIVGLGTGYDLYQNPPNAFVASFLGNSNFLRIKASSNGAGSFEGQPVAIRLTPGLAASQDALIMVRPEKALALTAEQAAREPLPAGWNEVSAKVGEVLFLGESQTCHVVTAGGTELTVKALSAAGMPMQPGDTVKVRWAVADACIYTEWAESDLSKSAGAH, from the coding sequence ATGAGTGCAGTGATCAAAGACAACGCGCACGGCAAGACCCTGGTCAGCCTGCGCGGCCTGAACAAGCACTACGGCGACTTCACCGCCGTGGACAACCTCGACCTGGAAATCCAGGACGGCGAGTTCCTGACCTTCCTCGGCTCCAGCGGCTCGGGCAAGTCCACCACCCTGTCGATGCTGGCCGGCTTCGAAACACCGAGCAGCGGCGAGATCCTGGTCGAGGGCCAGTCACTGGTCAACGTGCCGCCGCACAAGCGTGACATTGGCATGGTGTTCCAGCGCTATTCGCTGTTCCCGCACCTGAACGTGCGCGACAACATCGGCTTTCCGCTGGCCATTCGCAAGCTCGGCGCCAGCGAAACCAGCAAGCGCGTCGACGCCATGCTCAAGCTGGTGCAGCTGGAGAAGTTCGCCCACCGCAAGCCGTCGCAGATGTCCGGTGGCCAGCAGCAGCGCGTGGCGATCGCCCGGGCGCTGGTGTACGAACCGCGCATCCTGCTGATGGACGAACCGCTCGGCGCGCTGGACAAGAAGCTGCGCGAAGACCTGCAGGATGAACTGCGCCAGTTGCACCGGCGCCTGGGCATCACCATCGTCTACGTCACCCACGACCAGGAAGAAGCCATGCGCCTGTCCCAGCGCATCGCCATCTTCAGCCATGGCAAGATCGTCGGCCTGGGCACCGGTTACGACCTGTACCAGAACCCGCCGAATGCCTTCGTCGCGTCGTTCCTGGGCAACTCCAACTTCCTGCGGATCAAGGCCAGCAGCAATGGCGCGGGCAGCTTCGAGGGCCAGCCTGTAGCCATCCGCCTGACCCCGGGCCTGGCCGCCTCGCAGGATGCACTGATCATGGTGCGCCCGGAAAAGGCCTTGGCCCTGACCGCCGAACAGGCCGCGCGCGAGCCGCTGCCGGCGGGCTGGAACGAGGTCAGTGCCAAGGTTGGCGAAGTGCTGTTCCTGGGCGAAAGCCAGACCTGCCATGTGGTGACCGCGGGCGGTACCGAGCTGACGGTAAAGGCGCTGTCGGCGGCGGGCATGCCGATGCAGCCGGGGGATACCGTGAAGGTGCGCTGGGCGGTGGCGGATGCGTGCATCTATACCGAGTGGGCAGAAAGTGACCTGAGCAAGTCTGCCGGGGCGCATTAG
- a CDS encoding LysR family transcriptional regulator: MNPYEDMRIFAQVMEAGSFTAAADRLGMSKQSVSRRLMQLEERLGVRLLNRSTRRLDATPLGQHYYQSALRLLGEVQQVEHDISGQAQALRGTLRLSAPLSFAMAHLGCLLTEFLQLHPQVDVEVDLSDRAVDLIGEGYDLALRIGALEDSSLIARRIASVERVYCASPAYLEARGVPARPEQLAGHDCLPYGHSRQVQWQFSQGGKAQAIQVAGRMRANNGELLRDAAIAGMGVTYLPTFIVGQALADGRLVTVLDEWRPPALQLSAVYPQHRQVARPVQGFVNFLRDRLVQL; this comes from the coding sequence ATGAACCCTTACGAAGACATGCGCATCTTTGCCCAGGTCATGGAGGCCGGCAGTTTCACTGCGGCCGCCGACCGCCTGGGGATGTCCAAGCAGTCGGTCAGCCGGCGCCTGATGCAGCTTGAGGAGCGCCTGGGCGTGCGCCTGCTCAATCGCTCCACCCGGCGCCTGGACGCCACGCCGCTGGGCCAGCACTACTACCAGTCGGCGCTGCGCCTGCTCGGCGAAGTGCAGCAGGTGGAGCACGACATCAGCGGCCAGGCCCAGGCCTTGCGTGGCACCTTGCGCCTGAGTGCGCCGCTGTCGTTCGCCATGGCGCACCTGGGCTGCCTGCTGACCGAGTTCCTGCAGTTGCACCCGCAGGTGGATGTGGAAGTGGACTTGAGCGACCGCGCTGTTGACCTGATCGGCGAGGGCTATGACCTGGCGCTACGGATTGGTGCGCTGGAGGACTCCAGCCTGATTGCGCGGCGCATTGCCAGTGTCGAGCGGGTGTATTGCGCGAGCCCGGCGTACCTGGAAGCGCGGGGCGTGCCGGCCAGGCCGGAGCAGTTGGCTGGGCATGATTGTCTGCCATATGGGCATTCGCGGCAGGTGCAGTGGCAGTTCAGCCAGGGCGGCAAGGCACAGGCGATCCAGGTGGCCGGGCGGATGCGGGCGAACAATGGCGAGCTGCTCAGGGATGCGGCGATTGCCGGGATGGGGGTGACTTATCTGCCAACCTTCATCGTGGGCCAGGCGCTGGCGGATGGGCGGCTGGTGACGGTGCTGGATGAGTGGCGACCGCCGGCGCTGCAGCTGTCGGCGGTGTACCCGCAGCACCGACAGGTGGCGCGGCCGGTGCAGGGTTTTGTGAACTTCCTGCGCGATCGGTTGGTGCAGCTCTGA
- a CDS encoding substrate-binding domain-containing protein, which yields MPRLLVLLLTLLPLATLAEPAHLRVQGSNTIGAALLPALVQGQLRAQQATAIEQYPGKLANETVITARDTRGQPLRIDIAAHGSSTGFVALGHGEADLAAASRPINDNEASQLQALGDLRAAAAEQVIGLDGVAVIVHPDNPLPQLTTGQLAQIFAGQIQRWEQLGVAGGAIHLYARDDRSGTFETFKALVLEPQHGELSPKAQRFESSDELAARVSTDRQAIGFSSLAAVHGAKVLAVAEGDAPAMLPERALVASEDYPLSRRLYFYLPANPKPQAKALADFAQSPAGQAIVAQQGFVAQQIEAQPVAPQADMPPRYRTLAQQAQRLSVNFRFQEGSASLDNKALRDVQRVADYLRQAGKLRRKAVLVGFGDPKETPGRAALLSRLRAQAVRRELARDGVEVLEVTGMGDELPVAGNELEQGRLRNRRVEVWVY from the coding sequence ATGCCCCGCCTGCTTGTCTTGCTGCTCACCCTGCTGCCGCTGGCGACCCTGGCCGAGCCCGCTCACCTGCGCGTGCAAGGTTCCAACACCATCGGCGCGGCCTTGCTGCCAGCGCTGGTGCAAGGGCAACTGCGCGCACAGCAAGCTACCGCCATCGAACAATACCCGGGCAAGCTGGCCAACGAGACTGTCATCACCGCTCGCGATACGCGTGGCCAGCCTTTGCGCATCGACATCGCCGCACACGGTTCCAGCACCGGCTTCGTCGCCCTGGGCCATGGCGAGGCCGACCTGGCCGCCGCGTCGCGGCCAATCAACGACAACGAAGCAAGCCAACTGCAGGCTTTGGGCGACCTGCGCGCCGCTGCCGCCGAACAGGTCATCGGCCTGGATGGCGTCGCCGTCATCGTTCACCCCGACAACCCGCTGCCACAGCTCACCACGGGGCAACTGGCACAGATCTTTGCCGGGCAGATCCAGCGCTGGGAGCAATTGGGTGTTGCCGGCGGGGCCATCCACCTTTACGCCCGTGACGACCGCTCCGGTACCTTTGAGACCTTCAAGGCACTGGTGCTGGAACCTCAGCACGGCGAGCTTTCGCCCAAGGCCCAACGCTTCGAGTCCAGCGACGAGTTGGCCGCGCGAGTGAGCACCGACCGCCAGGCCATCGGTTTCAGCAGCCTGGCGGCGGTTCATGGGGCCAAGGTGCTGGCGGTGGCCGAAGGTGACGCGCCGGCCATGCTGCCGGAGCGTGCACTGGTGGCCAGCGAGGATTACCCGCTATCGCGGCGCCTGTACTTCTACCTGCCGGCCAACCCCAAGCCCCAGGCCAAGGCCCTGGCCGATTTCGCTCAGAGCCCGGCGGGCCAGGCGATCGTCGCTCAGCAGGGTTTCGTTGCGCAGCAGATCGAGGCCCAACCTGTAGCCCCCCAGGCCGACATGCCGCCGCGCTATCGCACCCTGGCCCAGCAGGCGCAGCGGTTGAGCGTTAACTTCCGCTTCCAGGAAGGCAGCGCCAGCCTCGACAACAAGGCCCTGCGCGATGTGCAGCGGGTGGCCGACTACCTGCGCCAAGCGGGCAAGTTGCGGCGCAAGGCGGTGCTGGTGGGCTTTGGCGACCCCAAGGAGACACCCGGCCGCGCCGCCCTGCTCTCCCGCCTGCGGGCACAGGCGGTGCGTCGTGAGCTGGCGCGCGATGGCGTGGAGGTGCTGGAGGTGACGGGGATGGGGGATGAACTGCCAGTGGCAGGGAACGAACTGGAGCAAGGGCGACTGCGTAATCGCCGGGTGGAAGTGTGGGTTTATTGA
- a CDS encoding pirin family protein, protein MLTVRNAKDRGLAFHGWLKSFHTFSFGHYRNPDEQGFSDLLVINDDRVIPGKGFGQHPHRDMEIFSYVLEGALEHKDTLGTGSVIRPGDVQLMSAGHGVAHSEFNHSQVQPVHFLQIWIVPNVQGATPRYQQQHFSAEEKRGKLRLIISPDGAEGSLQVRQNARVYAGLFDGDERATLTLPENRHAYVHVARGSIELNGQVLNEGDGVRVRQEQVLELSNGVDAEVLVFDLRPHELPGMP, encoded by the coding sequence ATGCTCACCGTCCGTAACGCCAAAGACCGCGGCCTGGCCTTTCATGGCTGGCTGAAATCGTTCCACACCTTCTCCTTCGGCCACTACCGCAACCCCGACGAGCAAGGTTTCTCGGACCTGCTGGTGATCAACGACGATCGCGTCATACCCGGCAAGGGCTTTGGTCAACACCCGCACCGCGACATGGAGATTTTCTCCTACGTGCTGGAAGGCGCGCTGGAGCACAAGGACACGCTGGGCACCGGCTCGGTGATCCGCCCGGGCGATGTGCAGCTGATGAGCGCTGGCCACGGCGTGGCCCACAGCGAGTTCAACCACAGCCAGGTGCAGCCGGTGCACTTCCTGCAGATCTGGATCGTACCGAACGTGCAAGGCGCAACGCCGCGTTACCAGCAACAGCATTTCAGTGCCGAGGAAAAGCGCGGCAAGCTGCGCCTGATCATTTCGCCGGATGGCGCCGAGGGGTCGTTGCAGGTACGGCAGAATGCGCGGGTGTATGCCGGCCTGTTCGACGGTGACGAGCGTGCCACCCTGACCTTGCCGGAAAACCGCCATGCCTATGTGCATGTGGCCCGGGGCAGCATCGAGCTCAATGGGCAAGTGCTGAACGAAGGGGACGGGGTGCGGGTGAGGCAGGAACAGGTGCTGGAGCTAAGCAACGGGGTGGATGCCGAGGTGCTGGTGTTCGACCTGCGGCCGCATGAATTGCCTGGCATGCCATAA